The Bacteroidales bacterium WCE2008 genome includes a region encoding these proteins:
- a CDS encoding Biopolymer transport protein ExbD, with the protein MGKKTPSINSSSTADIAFLLLCYFLMTTTMGSQTGLSRRLPQMPDPNQKQEDIKINKRNIVIVKINSADRILAGNEPIDISQLKDKIKEFLSNPAEDPNLPEKEVKDIENYGPYPVSKGVISLQNDRGTSYRAYIAVQNELVKAINELRDDLSYRTYGKPFLRLDETQQEVIKDCIPQNISEAEPKDVTKR; encoded by the coding sequence AAAACACCGTCGATAAACTCAAGCTCTACTGCGGATATCGCGTTCCTCCTTCTCTGCTACTTCCTCATGACTACAACCATGGGTTCGCAGACAGGTCTGAGCCGTCGTCTTCCGCAGATGCCTGATCCAAACCAGAAGCAGGAAGATATCAAGATCAATAAGCGTAACATCGTTATTGTGAAGATCAACTCTGCCGATAGAATTCTCGCCGGAAATGAACCTATAGACATCAGCCAGCTTAAAGACAAGATCAAGGAATTCCTCAGCAATCCTGCAGAAGACCCTAATCTCCCTGAAAAGGAAGTGAAGGATATCGAGAATTACGGACCGTATCCGGTATCAAAAGGCGTCATCTCTCTCCAGAATGACCGTGGTACCAGCTACCGTGCCTATATCGCAGTTCAGAACGAGCTCGTTAAGGCCATCAATGAACTCCGTGACGATCTCTCTTACAGGACTTATGGAAAACCGTTCTTGAGACTTGACGAGACTCAGCAGGAAGTAATCAAAGACTGCATACCTCAGAATATTTCCGAGGCAGAGCCTAAGGATGTAACCAAGAGATAA
- a CDS encoding Biopolymer transport protein ExbD/TolR — MSKFGGNKKKEVPALSQGSISDIVFMLLFFFMVTTQMREQENKVAVKLPEASEVVKLERKDLSSYINIGPPTRQYQAKYGTDARIQLNDSFKSTSDIRDFIAAERDAMSEADRPMMTTVIKGDMDVRMGIITDVKQELRRCSALKIMYQARKAE, encoded by the coding sequence ATGTCAAAATTCGGTGGAAACAAAAAGAAAGAGGTTCCTGCACTTTCACAGGGCTCTATCTCCGATATCGTGTTCATGCTCCTGTTCTTCTTCATGGTTACAACCCAGATGCGTGAGCAGGAAAACAAGGTAGCTGTAAAGCTTCCTGAGGCTTCAGAGGTTGTCAAGCTTGAAAGAAAAGACCTTTCTTCATACATCAACATCGGCCCTCCTACTCGCCAGTATCAGGCAAAGTATGGTACCGATGCACGTATCCAGCTCAATGATTCATTCAAATCAACGAGTGATATCCGCGACTTTATCGCTGCTGAGCGTGATGCTATGAGTGAGGCTGACCGTCCTATGATGACTACCGTCATCAAGGGTGACATGGATGTCAGAATGGGTATCATCACTGATGTTAAGCAAGAGCTCAGACGTTGCTCCGCGCTTAAGATCATGTACCAGGCAAGAAAGGCTGAATAA
- a CDS encoding uridine kinase encodes MLVIGIAGGSGSGKTTVVKAITNQLNGRVVVIPQDSYYKDSSHLPMEERQKINFDHPEAIDWKLLCQQVRELKQGKTIEQPVYSYITCSRSKTETVTVEPADVIIVEGILIFTCKELRDQMNIKIFVDADDDDRLMRIILRDIAERGRNIDTAIQHYTETVKPMHLQFIEPSKRFADIIVPQGGHNKVAIDMISTTIENAMSDKSKRK; translated from the coding sequence ATGTTGGTAATCGGTATAGCAGGCGGTTCAGGTTCGGGCAAGACAACTGTTGTCAAGGCTATCACGAACCAGTTGAATGGCAGGGTTGTGGTCATTCCTCAGGATTCCTACTACAAGGATTCTAGCCATCTTCCGATGGAGGAGAGGCAGAAGATCAATTTCGACCATCCGGAGGCAATTGACTGGAAGCTTCTCTGTCAGCAGGTCCGTGAGCTCAAGCAGGGAAAGACTATCGAGCAGCCTGTATATTCGTATATAACATGTTCCCGTTCCAAGACGGAGACTGTTACTGTCGAGCCGGCTGATGTCATCATCGTCGAGGGTATTCTTATCTTTACATGCAAGGAGCTCCGCGACCAGATGAATATCAAGATTTTCGTGGATGCCGATGATGATGACAGGCTCATGAGAATCATTCTCCGCGACATTGCCGAGCGTGGCCGTAATATCGATACGGCTATCCAGCATTATACGGAGACGGTCAAGCCGATGCATCTCCAGTTTATCGAGCCAAGCAAGCGCTTTGCTGATATCATAGTTCCTCAGGGCGGCCACAATAAGGTTGCCATCGATATGATCTCTACTACGATAGAGAACGCAATGTCGGATAAATCCAAAAGGAAATAG
- a CDS encoding asparaginyl-tRNA synthetase: MEKLARTKVKDLLKSQPGQEVLAKGWVRTKRGNKQVKFIALNDGSTINNIQVVADASLFDEELFKKISTGASLAVKGNLVESVGSGQAVEIQAKEIEVYGECDPMRFPLQKKDTSLEYLRSVAHMRLRTNTFGAVLRIRHAMAFAIHKFFNDKGFVYLHTPLITESDAEGAGDMFQVTTMDLANVPMHKGKVDFSKDFFGKKTSLTVSGQLEGELGATAVGEIYTFGPTFRAENSNTPRHLAEFWMIEPEMAFYDINDDMALAEEFVKYLVQYALDNCMDDLQFLNDKYDNGLVERLRSVLGIAFEKVTYTQAVEILEKAISEGQQFEYPVHWGTDFQSEHERYLVEKHFGKPVILIDFPKDIKAFYMKQNEDGKTVRGMDVLFPKIGEIIGGSEREASLEKLETRIDELGMSRKNLEWYIDTRRFGTVPHSGFGLGFERLLLFVTGMSNIRDVIPFPRTPKNAEF; encoded by the coding sequence ATGGAGAAATTAGCCAGAACAAAGGTAAAAGACCTGCTGAAAAGCCAGCCAGGCCAGGAAGTCCTTGCCAAAGGATGGGTGAGGACTAAGAGAGGAAACAAACAGGTTAAGTTCATCGCACTCAACGACGGTTCTACCATCAATAATATCCAGGTAGTCGCAGACGCCAGCCTCTTCGACGAGGAGCTCTTCAAGAAGATTTCCACCGGCGCCAGCCTTGCGGTAAAGGGTAACCTCGTGGAGTCGGTCGGCAGCGGCCAGGCTGTAGAGATCCAGGCAAAGGAGATCGAAGTCTATGGCGAATGCGATCCGATGCGCTTCCCGCTCCAGAAGAAGGACACCTCTCTGGAATACCTCCGTTCCGTAGCCCACATGCGTCTGCGCACCAATACTTTCGGCGCAGTGCTCCGTATCAGGCACGCAATGGCTTTCGCTATCCATAAGTTCTTCAACGACAAGGGCTTCGTATATCTCCATACTCCGCTCATCACAGAGTCTGACGCAGAGGGTGCAGGCGACATGTTCCAGGTTACTACCATGGATCTTGCAAATGTTCCTATGCATAAGGGCAAGGTCGATTTCAGCAAGGACTTTTTCGGCAAGAAGACCAGCCTTACCGTCAGCGGCCAGCTTGAAGGCGAGCTCGGCGCTACTGCCGTAGGCGAGATCTATACTTTCGGTCCGACCTTCCGTGCCGAGAACTCCAATACTCCACGCCACCTAGCAGAGTTCTGGATGATCGAGCCTGAGATGGCCTTCTATGACATCAACGATGACATGGCCCTCGCCGAGGAGTTCGTGAAGTATCTCGTCCAGTACGCTCTTGACAACTGCATGGACGACCTGCAGTTCCTCAATGACAAATATGACAACGGCCTTGTCGAGCGCCTCAGAAGCGTGCTTGGCATAGCCTTTGAAAAAGTTACATATACCCAGGCTGTCGAAATCCTCGAGAAGGCTATCAGCGAAGGTCAGCAGTTCGAGTACCCGGTACATTGGGGTACCGACTTCCAGAGCGAGCATGAGCGCTATCTCGTGGAGAAACATTTCGGCAAGCCGGTTATCCTCATCGATTTCCCTAAGGATATCAAGGCTTTCTACATGAAGCAGAATGAGGATGGCAAGACTGTCCGCGGAATGGATGTGCTCTTCCCTAAGATCGGAGAGATTATCGGCGGTTCCGAGCGTGAGGCTTCCCTCGAGAAGCTTGAGACCCGTATCGACGAACTTGGCATGAGCAGGAAGAACCTCGAGTGGTATATCGATACCCGAAGGTTCGGTACCGTGCCTCATAGCGGCTTCGGCCTTGGTTTCGAGAGACTTCTTCTCTTCGTTACCGGCATGAGCAATATCAGGGACGTGATCCCATTCCCGAGGACCCCGAAGAATGCAGAGTTTTAA
- a CDS encoding Transcription antitermination factor NusG: MEDSGENWYVLRVTYSRELKVQKVLQDKGMRVFVPMKTVREEKGGRVVKKSVPAVNNLLFVYSDQQTIYDHILSEGDAAVTRFIWDRVSRKPLIVPKRQMEDFIRVCEASADDAVFISEMDEKLRSGVRVRVCFGPLAGVEGTVIRIKKSRRILVELPELLSVASTYIPLEYLEVIK; encoded by the coding sequence ATGGAAGATAGCGGGGAGAACTGGTATGTCCTGAGGGTGACTTATTCGCGTGAACTGAAGGTGCAGAAGGTCCTGCAGGATAAAGGAATGCGGGTTTTCGTGCCGATGAAGACTGTGCGTGAGGAGAAGGGCGGCAGGGTCGTGAAGAAGAGCGTCCCGGCTGTCAATAATCTTCTGTTCGTCTATTCTGACCAGCAGACTATCTATGACCATATTCTTTCGGAAGGAGATGCCGCTGTCACGCGTTTTATCTGGGATCGGGTCTCGCGTAAGCCTCTGATTGTTCCGAAGCGGCAGATGGAGGATTTCATCCGCGTCTGCGAGGCTTCGGCTGATGATGCCGTGTTTATCTCGGAGATGGATGAGAAACTCCGCAGCGGAGTGCGCGTCCGCGTCTGCTTCGGTCCTCTTGCCGGTGTCGAAGGCACTGTCATCCGCATCAAGAAATCGCGCCGCATCCTGGTCGAACTCCCAGAACTCCTCTCCGTCGCCTCCACCTACATTCCCCTCGAATACCTGGAAGTTATCAAGTAA
- a CDS encoding dTDP-glucose 4,6-dehydratase: MSFKRSIIITGGAGFIGSHVVRLFVTKYPDYRIINVDKLTYAGNLENLKDVADRPNYVFEKVDICDLDAIRSLMSKYDVSGIIHLAAETHVDRSIKDPFAFARTNVLGTLSLLQAAKEYWSDASADCRFYHVSTDEVYGALGFDGTLFTEKTPYSPHSPYSASKASSDHFVRAFHDTYGLPVVISNCSNNYGPNQFPEKLIPLFINNIRNRRPLPVYGAGENVRDWLYVGDHARAIDTIFHKGKVGETYNIGGFNEWKNIDLIKVLIRVTDRLLGRAEGEDMDLIQHVTDRAGHDLRYAIDASKLSSELGWKPSLQFEEGIEKTVKWYLDNQDWLDHVVSGDYQKYYKEMYDGR; this comes from the coding sequence ATGAGTTTCAAGCGCAGTATAATCATAACGGGAGGCGCCGGGTTCATCGGCAGCCATGTCGTCCGCCTGTTCGTGACGAAGTATCCGGACTACCGGATAATCAATGTCGACAAGCTTACATATGCCGGCAACCTGGAGAATCTGAAGGATGTCGCAGACCGCCCGAACTATGTTTTCGAGAAGGTAGATATCTGCGACTTGGATGCCATACGTTCGCTGATGTCGAAGTATGATGTCTCCGGAATCATCCATCTTGCGGCAGAGACTCATGTGGACCGTTCGATCAAGGATCCGTTCGCTTTTGCGCGGACTAATGTGCTCGGGACTCTGTCGCTGCTTCAGGCTGCGAAGGAATACTGGTCAGACGCGTCTGCGGACTGTCGTTTCTATCATGTTTCGACTGACGAGGTCTATGGGGCGCTCGGATTCGACGGCACTCTCTTTACAGAGAAGACTCCATACAGCCCGCATAGCCCGTATTCGGCTTCGAAGGCTTCCAGCGACCATTTCGTGCGTGCTTTCCACGATACATACGGGCTGCCTGTAGTTATTTCGAACTGTTCGAACAATTATGGGCCTAATCAGTTCCCGGAGAAGCTTATTCCGCTGTTTATCAATAATATCCGTAACCGCAGGCCGCTGCCTGTCTATGGCGCGGGGGAGAATGTCCGCGACTGGCTCTATGTCGGAGACCATGCCCGCGCTATCGATACGATTTTCCATAAGGGGAAGGTTGGGGAGACCTACAATATCGGAGGATTCAACGAGTGGAAGAACATCGATCTGATCAAAGTGCTGATCCGGGTGACTGACCGACTGCTGGGTCGCGCCGAGGGCGAAGACATGGACCTTATCCAGCATGTGACTGACCGTGCCGGCCATGACCTGAGGTATGCCATCGATGCGTCAAAACTGTCTTCGGAACTGGGATGGAAGCCTTCGCTGCAGTTCGAAGAGGGGATAGAGAAGACTGTGAAGTGGTATCTGGACAACCAGGATTGGCTGGACCATGTCGTCTCGGGGGATTATCAGAAGTATTACAAGGAGATGTATGATGGAAGATAG
- a CDS encoding dTDP-4-dehydrorhamnose 3,5-epimerase, translated as MKVINTDIPGLYILEPVIHGDARGYFFEAFNQKDFDEAVGMHVTFVQDNESKSSYGVLRGLHFQKGDHAQSKLVRVVSGRVLDVAVDMRPGSPTFGRHVSVELTGENHRMFFIPRGFAHGFSVLSEEAVFQYKCDNYYCPESEGGIAWDDPSLGIDWQLPAEAVKLSDKDRRNPKISEL; from the coding sequence ATGAAAGTAATCAATACAGATATTCCCGGGCTGTATATTTTAGAGCCTGTAATCCACGGCGATGCGCGCGGATACTTCTTCGAGGCCTTCAATCAGAAGGACTTCGACGAGGCTGTCGGAATGCATGTCACCTTCGTGCAGGACAATGAGAGCAAGTCGTCTTACGGCGTGCTCCGCGGACTGCATTTCCAGAAAGGGGACCATGCCCAGTCCAAGCTCGTCCGGGTAGTAAGCGGCCGCGTCCTCGACGTTGCCGTCGACATGCGCCCGGGCTCTCCGACTTTCGGACGTCATGTTTCTGTCGAACTGACGGGGGAGAACCATCGCATGTTCTTCATTCCGAGGGGCTTTGCCCATGGTTTCAGCGTTCTTTCGGAGGAGGCTGTATTCCAGTATAAATGCGATAATTACTATTGTCCGGAGTCCGAAGGCGGTATTGCCTGGGACGACCCTTCGCTGGGTATCGACTGGCAGCTTCCGGCTGAAGCCGTGAAACTTTCGGACAAGGACCGACGGAATCCTAAAATCTCTGAACTATGA
- a CDS encoding glucose-1-phosphate thymidylyltransferase, giving the protein MKGIVLAGGSGTRLYPVTKGVSKQLLPVFDKPMIYYPLSVLMQAGIREILIISTPEDQPAFRRLLGDGSDFGVSFTYAVQPSPDGLAQAFIIGEEFIGDDSVCLVLGDNIFHGNGLGRLMTGAVKDASAGKATVFGYWVSDPQRYGVAEFDADGNCISIEEKPQNPKSNYAVVGLYIYPNEVVGIAKAVKPSARGELEITSVNQAFLAQGKLKVQTLGRGFAWLDTGTHDSLSEASNYIEVIEKRQGLKIACLESIAFSKRWISADKLRALAAPMAKNQYGQYLLKIADGTIVEK; this is encoded by the coding sequence ATGAAAGGAATTGTACTTGCCGGAGGAAGCGGTACCCGCTTGTATCCGGTAACTAAAGGAGTCAGCAAGCAGTTGCTTCCGGTTTTTGACAAACCGATGATATATTATCCGCTTTCCGTTCTCATGCAGGCCGGAATCAGGGAGATTCTGATCATCTCGACTCCTGAGGACCAGCCGGCATTCCGCAGACTTCTCGGCGACGGCTCCGACTTCGGAGTCAGTTTTACATATGCCGTCCAGCCATCCCCGGACGGGCTTGCGCAGGCCTTCATAATCGGAGAAGAGTTCATCGGGGACGACAGCGTCTGCCTAGTGCTCGGAGACAATATCTTCCATGGCAACGGACTCGGCCGTCTTATGACCGGCGCCGTCAAGGATGCCTCTGCCGGCAAGGCTACTGTTTTCGGTTACTGGGTAAGCGATCCCCAGCGTTATGGAGTAGCGGAGTTCGACGCTGACGGCAACTGCATAAGCATCGAGGAAAAGCCGCAGAATCCTAAGTCCAACTATGCCGTAGTGGGACTTTATATATATCCTAACGAGGTCGTCGGCATCGCCAAGGCTGTCAAGCCTTCTGCCCGCGGCGAACTCGAAATAACGTCCGTCAACCAGGCCTTCCTGGCGCAGGGCAAGCTGAAGGTCCAGACTCTGGGCCGTGGTTTTGCATGGCTCGATACCGGTACTCATGATTCCCTCTCCGAAGCATCCAACTATATCGAAGTCATCGAGAAGAGGCAGGGGCTGAAGATTGCCTGTCTGGAGTCCATCGCTTTCTCGAAGCGCTGGATTTCTGCGGATAAGCTCCGTGCTCTGGCTGCCCCGATGGCAAAGAACCAGTACGGCCAGTATCTCCTCAAGATTGCTGACGGAACTATTGTAGAGAAATGA
- a CDS encoding dTDP-4-dehydrorhamnose reductase, whose protein sequence is MVILVTGANGQLGTELRNVSKGSGDRYIFSDVSQVPGADTLFLDITNQGALKIVCESESVDVIVNCAAYTNVEKAEEDPQMADLLNHKAPANLAAVAAETGALLIHISTDYIFNGEKSIPYAEDDAPDPLGVYGVTKLAGEDAIKNSGCRYMIFRTAWLYSPYGKNFIKTILGMLQSGRDLKVVYDQIGSPTYAEDLARLIYGIVSERKLDKTGVYHYTDEGAVSWYDVAMAIKEISGAGGSISPCLTVEYPTKASRPHFSLLDKSKVRSTFGIEIPYWKDSLVKCIDRL, encoded by the coding sequence ATGGTTATTCTGGTTACAGGAGCCAACGGGCAGCTCGGGACGGAACTCAGGAATGTCTCAAAAGGAAGCGGCGACCGTTATATATTCTCGGACGTGAGTCAGGTTCCGGGAGCGGATACTCTTTTCCTTGATATCACCAATCAGGGTGCTCTCAAGATAGTATGCGAATCCGAATCGGTCGACGTGATCGTCAATTGCGCCGCCTATACCAACGTCGAGAAGGCCGAGGAGGATCCTCAGATGGCCGATCTCCTGAACCATAAGGCCCCGGCAAATCTTGCGGCGGTAGCTGCCGAGACCGGCGCCCTGCTCATCCATATCTCGACGGACTATATCTTCAACGGAGAGAAGTCCATACCGTATGCCGAGGATGATGCTCCCGACCCGCTCGGAGTCTATGGCGTGACCAAGCTTGCCGGCGAGGACGCAATAAAGAATTCCGGCTGCCGTTACATGATATTCAGGACGGCCTGGCTGTATTCCCCATATGGGAAGAACTTCATAAAGACGATTCTGGGAATGCTCCAGAGCGGCCGCGACCTCAAGGTCGTCTACGACCAGATCGGTTCTCCGACCTATGCCGAGGACCTGGCCCGGCTGATTTATGGTATCGTTTCGGAGCGCAAACTGGACAAGACAGGCGTCTACCACTATACCGACGAGGGTGCGGTCTCATGGTACGATGTCGCCATGGCCATAAAGGAGATTTCCGGGGCTGGCGGTTCGATTTCCCCGTGCCTGACGGTTGAGTATCCGACCAAGGCAAGCCGCCCGCATTTCTCCCTTCTGGACAAGAGCAAGGTGCGAAGCACATTCGGGATAGAGATTCCTTACTGGAAGGACTCTCTGGTTAAATGTATAGATAGACTATGA
- a CDS encoding ribonuclease HI, translated as MDKRPVIFLYTDGAASGNPGPGGYGVVLKCAGHEKEMSGGFALTTNNRMELLAVIEGLEAIKWDRADVEVWSDSSYVVKAINEGWLQNWERKGFAKVKNPDLWMRFLQVYRRHNVTFHWLKGHAGHPENERCDRLAVEAYKKQDLPHDTGYEELNSTLYEQ; from the coding sequence ATGGATAAAAGACCTGTCATATTTCTGTATACGGATGGAGCGGCGAGCGGCAACCCGGGCCCGGGAGGCTATGGAGTCGTACTCAAATGCGCCGGACATGAAAAAGAAATGAGCGGCGGCTTCGCCCTTACGACCAACAACAGGATGGAGTTGCTCGCAGTCATAGAAGGTCTGGAGGCCATAAAATGGGACCGTGCGGACGTCGAAGTATGGAGCGACTCTTCTTATGTCGTCAAGGCCATCAATGAGGGCTGGCTGCAGAACTGGGAGCGCAAAGGCTTCGCCAAGGTCAAGAATCCGGATCTCTGGATGAGATTCCTGCAGGTCTACCGGAGGCACAATGTCACTTTCCACTGGCTGAAAGGACACGCCGGGCATCCGGAAAACGAGCGTTGCGACAGGCTCGCAGTCGAGGCCTACAAGAAACAGGACCTGCCGCACGATACCGGTTATGAAGAATTAAACAGTACGCTATATGAACAATAA
- a CDS encoding 4-hydroxythreonine-4-phosphate dehydrogenase has product MNNKRLVVGITQGDGNGIGYEVIIKALADARTLDSFTPVIYGSSKIFGFYRKLMHNIDQLDTYVISSAKDAKPKKINIVNCLPDNVFVEPGQSTPESAKSAIKSLECAIEDIKKGDIDVLVTAPINKKAMAAEGFGYAGHTEYLQKQFGVKDHTMIMISDRLKVGVVTGHIPLRDVADSLTTEKILSKLRLMKASLQRDFKIDRPRIAVLGLNPHCGDGGLLGDEEEKIILPAVKAANAEDILAFGPYSPDGYFGLGHYSKFDATLAMYHDQGLAPFKALAFEDGVNFTAGLPIVRTSPDHGTAYEMAGRDEADPRSMKSAIYAAIDIFRNREDYDALLSGKMIEAPSTEEKPRNGKPQIA; this is encoded by the coding sequence ATGAACAATAAAAGACTCGTCGTCGGGATTACCCAGGGAGACGGCAACGGCATAGGATACGAAGTGATAATCAAGGCTCTCGCCGATGCGAGGACCCTCGATTCGTTTACCCCGGTGATCTACGGATCTTCCAAGATATTCGGTTTCTACCGCAAACTGATGCACAATATCGACCAGCTCGACACATACGTCATCAGTTCGGCAAAGGATGCCAAGCCTAAGAAGATCAATATCGTCAACTGCCTTCCGGACAACGTCTTCGTGGAGCCGGGACAGTCGACTCCGGAGTCTGCGAAATCCGCGATCAAGTCTCTCGAATGCGCAATCGAGGACATAAAGAAAGGCGACATCGACGTACTGGTGACAGCCCCTATCAACAAGAAAGCGATGGCTGCCGAGGGCTTCGGCTACGCAGGCCACACCGAATACCTGCAGAAGCAGTTCGGAGTCAAGGACCATACGATGATCATGATCAGCGACCGCCTCAAAGTCGGCGTCGTCACAGGCCATATTCCTCTCAGGGACGTAGCTGACAGTCTTACGACCGAGAAGATCCTCAGCAAGCTCCGCCTGATGAAGGCTTCCCTCCAGAGGGATTTCAAGATTGACCGTCCGAGAATCGCCGTGCTCGGCCTCAACCCGCACTGCGGCGACGGAGGACTGCTCGGAGACGAGGAGGAAAAGATCATTCTCCCGGCCGTAAAAGCCGCCAACGCAGAAGATATCCTGGCCTTCGGACCATATTCTCCTGACGGCTACTTCGGGCTCGGGCATTACAGCAAATTCGACGCTACTCTCGCGATGTACCATGACCAGGGACTCGCCCCGTTCAAGGCCCTCGCCTTCGAGGACGGCGTCAACTTCACCGCCGGACTCCCGATCGTCAGGACCTCTCCTGACCATGGCACCGCCTACGAGATGGCCGGCCGCGACGAGGCGGACCCTCGTTCGATGAAATCAGCGATTTACGCGGCAATCGATATCTTCCGTAACAGGGAGGACTACGATGCACTGCTTTCAGGCAAGATGATCGAAGCCCCTTCCACTGAAGAGAAGCCTCGCAACGGAAAGCCGCAGATAGCATAG